A genomic window from Nicotiana sylvestris chromosome 11, ASM39365v2, whole genome shotgun sequence includes:
- the LOC104221290 gene encoding uncharacterized protein isoform X1, which produces MAKVAAVGPVHPSNALKFGVGGGSKVTATTVKRKTPSELRGEQLKRKNTTQPVDESSAPIGGSMSNGVFPGSKISDVSKNPRYVDTRVDELFPVRKNSIRLNLISRKENVKESFPAEQSGSIKKSSVPSAFPAENQQQLKFPESFLPSTVSGKDCATKTCSTSQRCNENTFRSVTELSLGGVDAHGLSTIDMDKALRGLATHEHQVASAKIAESSEPDGGSRSKIFSSELHVPCKMTPLDLTMKTNIRVVSASSINWFHRLINCGTGNVVARFTSSNCSTGQKMTCFSEMNSVSQAVNHWSLHSWMYPQSPLPPSVISTLTLSASMGGQLDFLSERQLAWQDSFRSLYYMLRKNVCSIFYVCTAQFVVMFTSSYSEENCICNAYISQSTRGLRSLLKEHDVSFSMPLCRSKLEELSTEELLELSEIEKQNLGQTRRRGAMSDVDNRPQSLLAFTGNENVHSLYDFLLNYRYFLTSLTGVDVPALYSRIPFENAAFTAPEVRCKEVRRIDQVAFQGMESNVPCEHNQQPSSGMCYSVEIKGRYLAPWVTSAICDAFSSNSTSFEASFITEPTSVGLNTCLSVSGKCSDPQVSATEALDNGSLCFGIPNTKLCAQINSAFLKGVKYFGGSYTAFLSPV; this is translated from the exons ATGGCGAAGGTTGCTGCTGTGGGTCCCGTACATCCATCAAATGCACTTAAATTTGGTGTGGGTGGTGGTTCTAAGGTCACTGCCACCACAGTGAAACGAAAAACTCCATCTGAGTTACGC GGAGAGCAATTGAAGAGAAAGAATACTACACAACCCGTGGATGAATCATCAGCCCCAATTGGTGGCTCTATGAG CAATGGTGTTTTCCCGGGGTCCAAGATATCTGATGTATCGAAGAACCCAAGATATGTCGATACTCGTGTGGATGAGTTATTTCCTGTCAGAAAAAACAGCATCAGGCTAAATTTGATTTCGAGGAAAGAAAATGTCAAG GAAAGTTTTCCAGCAGAGCAAAGTGGTAGTATTAAAAAATCTTCTGTGCCTTCAGCATTTCCTGCTGAGAATCAACAGCAATTGAAATT CCCAGAATCCTTTCTTCCTTCAACTGTAAGTGGAAAAGATTGTGCAACCAAAACTTGTAGCACAAGTCAAAGGTGCAATGAAAATACCTTCCGCAGCGTCACAGAGCTGTCACTGGGTGGTGTAGATGCACATGGCTTGTCTACTATTGATATG GATAAAGCCTTAAGAGGACTGGCTACCCATGAGCATCAAGTTGCTTCTGCTAAAATTGCTGAATCCTCTGAACCAGATGGTGGTTCAAGGTCAAAAATTTTCTCCTCAGAACTCCATGTCCCATGTAAGATGACCCCGTTGGATCTGACGATGAAAACTAATATACGAGTTGTGTCTGCATCTTCCATCAACTG GTTTCATAGATTGATCAATTGTGGCACCGGCAATGTGGTGGCGAGGTTTACATCCTCGAATTGTTCCACCGGTCAAAAGATGACCTGCTTTTCTGAAATGAATTCTGTTTCCCAAGCAGTTAATCATTGGTCATTGCATTCCTGGATGTATCCGCAGTCTCCTCTACCGCCTTCAGTTATATCAACTTTAACATTGTCTGCTTCAATGGGAG GGCAACTGGACTTTTTAAGCGAAAGGCAGCTAGCATGGCAGGATTCCTTTCGAAGTTTATATTACATGCTTCGGAAGAATGTTTGCAGCATCTTCTACG TCTGCACAGCTCAATTTGTGGTCATGTTCACCAGTTCTTATTCTGAGGAAAACTGCATTTGCAATGCATATAtatctcagtcaacccgtggtttgAGGTCATTACTCAAAGAACAT GATGTTTCTTTTTCTATGCCGCTTTGCCGCTCAAAATTGGAGGAACTTAGTACAGAAGAGCTGCTTGAGCTTTCAGAGATTGAGAAACAAAATCTGGGCCAG ACTAGGCGGCGGGGTGCAATGTCTGATGTGGATAACCGGCCCCAATCTCTGCTGGCATTCACTGGAAATGAGAATGTTCATTCTTTATATGATTTTCTACTGAACTATAG atatttcttaacttCTCTAACTGGTGTGGACGTCCCTGCGTTGTATTCACGTATCCCATTTGAGAATGCTGCATTCACTGCCCCTGAG GTCAGATGCAAGGAGGTCAGGAGAATTGATCAGGTAGCTTTTCAAGGAATGGAGTCAAATGTGCCTTGTGAGCATAATCAGCAACCATCTTCTGGGATGTGCTATAGTGTTGAAATTAAGGGTCGATACCTTGCCCCATGGGTAACCTCTGCTATATGTGATGCTTTCAGCTCTAACAGCACAAGTTTTGAGGCTAG TTTTATCACAGAACCTACTTCGGTTGGCTTGAATACTTGTCTCAGTGTTAGCGGGAAATGTTCTGATCCACAAGTTTCAGCAACTGAAGCCTTGGATAACGGTAGCCTCTGTTTTGGTATCCCAAATACCAAATTGTGTGCCCAGATAAATTCTGCCTTTTTAAAGGGCGTGAAGTACTTTGGCGGTTCATATACTGCTTTTCTTTCACCTGTTTGA
- the LOC138881901 gene encoding uncharacterized protein has translation MDAQYIHGQVRIFELKLEFAFTAIYGLHTIQDTRSLWGKLQILVNSQQGPWIAMDDFNVVLNQEDRLHGTQIQDYETMDFREFMVDNGLVELQTIGRDYTWTNNHTFSRIDRAIDDILIEEEKVLKKQLEKWGVIEESIYRQKSRVKWLKEGDSNSVYLFTNMKSRYSQNYIRSLTNTQGDIIHSEAEIKDEVIEFYKKLFGTATSTLPAINPIIMKQGDEVTEVVLDFFKTDTMFRVVNCTSVTLIRKILTKRLQTVINDLVDDCQSAFVPGRMITDNIILIHELVKCYGRKGISPRCTIKLDMQKAYDFLEWVFLEQILIGMAFSDMFVKWVISCVNTVSYSILLNGKPTPPFDARRGLRQGDPLSSFLFELAMECLTRNLKTLRKIPDFNYHPICDKMQIMQLGFADDLLLFCRGLTVNKHKSSIFFGGVSDDEKKEIMKVLGIPKDELPVRYLGVPLRLLYANTYGIYARKKRLWIKWVHNYYVKRNHLWEIKPRNASWMVSKVFKAMKTVEAVGYTYEDLMDVTQFSIKKFYHRLRGDFHKISWRRLVCNNPGYNKWTFILQLLQVLCRIMDQTAQLARHQQITYEMESRS, from the exons ATGGATGCACAATATATACATGGTCAAGTAAGAATCTTTGAATTGAAGCTTGAATTTGCTTTTACTGCTATATATGGGCTTCACACAATACAAGACACAAGAAGCTTATGGGGTAAACTCCAGATATTGGTAAATTCACAACAGGGACCATGGATTGCCATGGATGATTTCAATGTTGTGCTGAATCAGGAGGACAGATTACATGGGACACAAATTCAAGATTATGAAACAATGGACTTTAGGGAGTTCATGGTGGATAATGGCTTGGTAGAACTGCAAACTATCGGTAGGGATTATACTTGGACAAATAACCATACTTTTAGCAGGATCGACAGAGCTATA GATGATATcttaattgaagaagaaaaagtgCTCAAGAAACAATTAGAGAAATGGGGAGTGATTGAAGAAAGCATCTACAGGCAGAAGTCTAGAGTTAAATGGTTAAAGGAAGGTGATTCAAACTCggtttatttatttacaaatatGAAGAGTAGATATTCCCAAAATTACATTAGAAGTTTGACAAACACTCAAGGAGATATAATTCATTCTGAAGCAGAAATAAAAGACGAAGTCATAGAATTTTACAAAAAGCTATTCGGGACAGCAACTTCTACATTACCTGCTATTAATCCTATTATCATGAAACAAG GGGATGAGGTTACAGAAGTTGTCTTAGATTTCTTCAAGACTGATACTATGTTTAGAGTTGTGAATTGCACTTCAGTAACACTGATTCGAAAG ATCTTAACAAAGAGGCTACAGACAGTTATAAACGATTTGGTGGACGATTGCCAGTCGGCTTTTGTGCCAGGCAGGATGATCACAGATAATATAATACTTATCCATGAATTGGTTAAGTGTTACGGAAGAAAAGGAATTTCACCAAGATGCACAATAAAATTGGATATGCAAAAGGCGTACGATTTTCTTGAGTGGGTATTTCTAGAACAAATTCTAATTGGTATGGCATTCTCGGATATGTTCGTAAAATGGGTTATAAGCTGTGTCAATACAGTGTCTTATTCTATCCTATTGAATGGAAAACCAACACCACCTTTTGATGCCAGGAGAGGACTAAGACAAGGAGATCCTTTGTCGTCATTTCTCTTTGAATTAGCAATGGAATGCCTAACCAGAAACCTGAAGACCTTAAGGAAAATACCAGATTTCAACTATCACCCCATATGTGACAAAATGCAAATAATGCAGCTTGGGTTTGCCGATGATCTTCTATTGTTTTGCAGGG GTTTAACAGTCAACAAGCATAAAAGTTCCATCTTCTTTGGTGGAGTTTCTGATGATGAGAAGAAGGAAATTATGAAAGTCTTGGGAATCCCTAAAGATGAACTACCAGTAAGATATCTAGGAGTGCCCCTCA GGCTGCTATATGCAAACACTTATGGGATTTATGCAAGAAAAAAGAGATTATGGATCAAGTGGGTCCATAACTACTATGTGAAGAGGAATCATTTGTGGGAGATTAAACCTAGAAATGCTTCTTGGATGGTGAGCAAGGTGTTTAAGGCAATGAAGACTGTTGAAGCGGTTGGCTATACATATGAAGATCTGATGGATGTTACTCAGTTCTCAATTAAGAAGTTCTATCACAGGTTAAGAGGTGACTTCCACAAGATTAGCTGGAGAAGACTAGTGTGTAATAATCCTGGATACAACAAATGGACTTTTATCTTGCAACTG CTGCAAGTTCTCTGCAGAATTATGGATCAAACTGCTCAACTAGCAAGGCATCAACAGATTACCTATGAGATGGAGTCAAGAAGTTAA
- the LOC104221290 gene encoding uncharacterized protein isoform X2, protein MSNGVFPGSKISDVSKNPRYVDTRVDELFPVRKNSIRLNLISRKENVKESFPAEQSGSIKKSSVPSAFPAENQQQLKFPESFLPSTVSGKDCATKTCSTSQRCNENTFRSVTELSLGGVDAHGLSTIDMDKALRGLATHEHQVASAKIAESSEPDGGSRSKIFSSELHVPCKMTPLDLTMKTNIRVVSASSINWFHRLINCGTGNVVARFTSSNCSTGQKMTCFSEMNSVSQAVNHWSLHSWMYPQSPLPPSVISTLTLSASMGGQLDFLSERQLAWQDSFRSLYYMLRKNVCSIFYVCTAQFVVMFTSSYSEENCICNAYISQSTRGLRSLLKEHDVSFSMPLCRSKLEELSTEELLELSEIEKQNLGQTRRRGAMSDVDNRPQSLLAFTGNENVHSLYDFLLNYRYFLTSLTGVDVPALYSRIPFENAAFTAPEVRCKEVRRIDQVAFQGMESNVPCEHNQQPSSGMCYSVEIKGRYLAPWVTSAICDAFSSNSTSFEASFITEPTSVGLNTCLSVSGKCSDPQVSATEALDNGSLCFGIPNTKLCAQINSAFLKGVKYFGGSYTAFLSPV, encoded by the exons ATGAG CAATGGTGTTTTCCCGGGGTCCAAGATATCTGATGTATCGAAGAACCCAAGATATGTCGATACTCGTGTGGATGAGTTATTTCCTGTCAGAAAAAACAGCATCAGGCTAAATTTGATTTCGAGGAAAGAAAATGTCAAG GAAAGTTTTCCAGCAGAGCAAAGTGGTAGTATTAAAAAATCTTCTGTGCCTTCAGCATTTCCTGCTGAGAATCAACAGCAATTGAAATT CCCAGAATCCTTTCTTCCTTCAACTGTAAGTGGAAAAGATTGTGCAACCAAAACTTGTAGCACAAGTCAAAGGTGCAATGAAAATACCTTCCGCAGCGTCACAGAGCTGTCACTGGGTGGTGTAGATGCACATGGCTTGTCTACTATTGATATG GATAAAGCCTTAAGAGGACTGGCTACCCATGAGCATCAAGTTGCTTCTGCTAAAATTGCTGAATCCTCTGAACCAGATGGTGGTTCAAGGTCAAAAATTTTCTCCTCAGAACTCCATGTCCCATGTAAGATGACCCCGTTGGATCTGACGATGAAAACTAATATACGAGTTGTGTCTGCATCTTCCATCAACTG GTTTCATAGATTGATCAATTGTGGCACCGGCAATGTGGTGGCGAGGTTTACATCCTCGAATTGTTCCACCGGTCAAAAGATGACCTGCTTTTCTGAAATGAATTCTGTTTCCCAAGCAGTTAATCATTGGTCATTGCATTCCTGGATGTATCCGCAGTCTCCTCTACCGCCTTCAGTTATATCAACTTTAACATTGTCTGCTTCAATGGGAG GGCAACTGGACTTTTTAAGCGAAAGGCAGCTAGCATGGCAGGATTCCTTTCGAAGTTTATATTACATGCTTCGGAAGAATGTTTGCAGCATCTTCTACG TCTGCACAGCTCAATTTGTGGTCATGTTCACCAGTTCTTATTCTGAGGAAAACTGCATTTGCAATGCATATAtatctcagtcaacccgtggtttgAGGTCATTACTCAAAGAACAT GATGTTTCTTTTTCTATGCCGCTTTGCCGCTCAAAATTGGAGGAACTTAGTACAGAAGAGCTGCTTGAGCTTTCAGAGATTGAGAAACAAAATCTGGGCCAG ACTAGGCGGCGGGGTGCAATGTCTGATGTGGATAACCGGCCCCAATCTCTGCTGGCATTCACTGGAAATGAGAATGTTCATTCTTTATATGATTTTCTACTGAACTATAG atatttcttaacttCTCTAACTGGTGTGGACGTCCCTGCGTTGTATTCACGTATCCCATTTGAGAATGCTGCATTCACTGCCCCTGAG GTCAGATGCAAGGAGGTCAGGAGAATTGATCAGGTAGCTTTTCAAGGAATGGAGTCAAATGTGCCTTGTGAGCATAATCAGCAACCATCTTCTGGGATGTGCTATAGTGTTGAAATTAAGGGTCGATACCTTGCCCCATGGGTAACCTCTGCTATATGTGATGCTTTCAGCTCTAACAGCACAAGTTTTGAGGCTAG TTTTATCACAGAACCTACTTCGGTTGGCTTGAATACTTGTCTCAGTGTTAGCGGGAAATGTTCTGATCCACAAGTTTCAGCAACTGAAGCCTTGGATAACGGTAGCCTCTGTTTTGGTATCCCAAATACCAAATTGTGTGCCCAGATAAATTCTGCCTTTTTAAAGGGCGTGAAGTACTTTGGCGGTTCATATACTGCTTTTCTTTCACCTGTTTGA